A genomic stretch from Brucella sp. BE17 includes:
- a CDS encoding DUF1837 domain-containing protein, whose translation MSVYAVKPERFLEDLGSGTAVDVASHLYCAGFDGAKWRCDKFAFHLAEWLPDYALREDELAVHHGNSLLKHNQAAIRVYTSSKYENRGEVGEIALHAICRDFFETVPISPRVFYKSASNDVIKAFDMVHARFPENGELEIWLGESKIYQKGARAIADAIGSVRKHIEAGFLENEKILLGPQIPKSTPNYEKLSQLFKKNAKLDDFLSAAVFPIGIMCESPAAAIATKADAVYLAAAKAELDALSSAVAKSDLIKKIRLEIIYIPVPKKSDIIKAFDKRLKGLQ comes from the coding sequence TTGAGTGTTTACGCAGTTAAACCAGAAAGGTTTCTTGAGGATCTTGGGTCTGGAACAGCCGTCGATGTCGCATCCCACTTATATTGTGCGGGATTCGATGGCGCAAAATGGCGCTGTGATAAATTTGCCTTCCACCTAGCTGAGTGGTTACCCGACTACGCCCTCAGAGAGGATGAGTTGGCTGTGCATCACGGAAATTCGCTACTGAAACACAATCAAGCAGCGATCCGAGTCTACACCAGCAGTAAGTATGAAAATCGCGGTGAGGTAGGTGAGATCGCCCTTCACGCTATCTGTCGCGATTTTTTCGAGACTGTCCCTATCAGTCCAAGGGTATTTTATAAATCGGCATCAAATGACGTAATCAAAGCCTTTGACATGGTCCATGCCAGATTCCCTGAAAACGGTGAATTGGAAATATGGCTCGGCGAGTCGAAAATTTATCAGAAAGGTGCAAGAGCGATAGCTGATGCTATCGGTTCTGTCCGGAAACACATAGAGGCGGGGTTTCTTGAGAACGAAAAAATACTCTTAGGCCCCCAGATTCCGAAGAGCACACCTAATTATGAGAAGCTTTCGCAGCTTTTCAAAAAAAACGCCAAACTCGATGATTTCCTTTCTGCAGCCGTATTCCCCATTGGGATAATGTGCGAAAGCCCTGCGGCCGCCATCGCTACAAAAGCAGATGCGGTGTATTTAGCTGCTGCTAAAGCCGAGCTTGATGCGCTTTCATCCGCAGTAGCTAAGTCGGACCTTATTAAAAAAATAAGGCTTGAAATCATCTACATTCCCGTACCCAAAAAATCCGATATTATAAAAGCTTTCGACAAAAGACTGAAAGGATTGCAATGA